One window of the Vicinamibacterales bacterium genome contains the following:
- the def gene encoding peptide deformylase: MLRPILRLGDSILTAPTRSVEAITPEIETLLDDMIETMYAAPGIGLAAPQVGVSLRIFVVDLSVGRDPAALSVMINPEFVEREGMQLEEEGCLSVPGFTATVARPKRVVVKGLNRQGDEYQIEGTGLLARALQHEMDHLQSCLFVDRLRGISRDLILRKIKKMAKAGKW; this comes from the coding sequence GTGCTGCGTCCCATCCTGCGGCTCGGAGACTCGATCCTGACCGCGCCGACGCGTTCCGTGGAGGCCATCACGCCGGAGATCGAAACGCTGCTCGACGACATGATCGAGACGATGTACGCCGCCCCCGGCATCGGCCTGGCGGCGCCGCAGGTCGGCGTGTCGCTGCGCATCTTCGTGGTGGACCTCTCGGTCGGCCGGGATCCGGCGGCGCTGTCGGTGATGATCAACCCGGAGTTCGTCGAACGCGAGGGCATGCAGCTCGAGGAAGAAGGCTGCCTGAGCGTGCCGGGATTCACCGCGACGGTCGCGCGCCCCAAGCGCGTGGTCGTCAAGGGCCTCAATCGCCAGGGTGACGAGTACCAGATTGAGGGCACCGGGCTGCTGGCGCGGGCCCTGCAACACGAGATGGACCACCTGCAGTCGTGCCTGTTCGTGGACCGGCTGCGCGGCATCTCGCGCGACCTGATTCTCCGTAAGATCAAGAAGATGGCGAAGGCCGGGAAATGGTGA
- the fmt gene encoding methionyl-tRNA formyltransferase, giving the protein MALRVAFFGTPQFAVPTLEHLVKSPHQVVGVITQPDRPRGRGQQVSEPAVKALAVPLGLPVLQPERLARDQFEAAFTALHADIGVVAAYGKILPDWLLATPRLGLINVHASLLPRHRGASPVHRAVIGGDAATGVTIMRVVKALDAGPMLSRVIVPIGADDTTSSVEADLAVRGAELLVATLDDIEAGRATEIPQDESQVTYAPKLTKAEGLVDWRRAAGDVHNLIRGLWPWPHAYAFLHGTRYILHRSRISPMTAAARPGTILAASAIDGLHVACGEGAIEIVDLQLEGKRVMSARDAMASRALTAGAQFSTT; this is encoded by the coding sequence ATGGCGCTGCGCGTGGCGTTCTTTGGCACGCCGCAATTCGCCGTGCCGACGCTCGAGCACCTCGTGAAATCGCCTCACCAGGTGGTCGGTGTGATCACGCAGCCGGACCGGCCGCGCGGCCGCGGGCAGCAGGTCAGCGAGCCGGCCGTGAAGGCGCTCGCGGTGCCGTTGGGCCTTCCGGTGCTGCAGCCAGAGCGCCTGGCTCGCGATCAGTTCGAGGCGGCGTTCACCGCGCTGCACGCCGACATCGGCGTGGTGGCGGCCTACGGCAAGATCCTGCCCGACTGGCTGCTCGCCACTCCGCGCCTGGGCCTGATCAACGTGCACGCCTCGCTGTTGCCCCGCCACCGCGGCGCGTCGCCGGTGCACCGCGCCGTCATCGGCGGCGATGCCGCGACCGGCGTCACGATCATGCGCGTGGTCAAGGCCCTCGACGCCGGCCCGATGCTGTCGCGTGTGATCGTGCCGATTGGCGCCGACGACACCACGTCGAGCGTCGAGGCGGACCTGGCCGTTCGCGGCGCCGAACTCCTGGTGGCGACGCTGGACGACATCGAGGCGGGGCGGGCCACCGAGATACCCCAGGACGAATCGCAGGTGACCTACGCGCCCAAGCTGACCAAGGCCGAGGGCCTGGTGGACTGGCGGCGCGCGGCCGGCGACGTCCACAACCTGATCCGCGGGCTGTGGCCGTGGCCGCATGCCTACGCGTTCCTCCATGGCACGCGATACATCCTGCATCGATCGCGGATCTCGCCGATGACGGCCGCCGCCAGGCCCGGAACCATCCTGGCCGCCTCCGCGATTGACGGCCTGCACGTGGCCTGCGGCGAGGGCGCGATCGAGATCGTTGACCTGCAACTCGAAGGCAAGCGCGTCATGAGCGCGCGCGACGCCATGGCCAGCCGCGCGCTGACCGCGGGCGCGCAGTTTTCCACGACATGA
- the rsmB gene encoding 16S rRNA (cytosine(967)-C(5))-methyltransferase RsmB codes for MIALARRAALDALRQVDEERLDMGEAVARARKPLTDERDRALLLEIVSGTLRMRAAIDHQLALRLTRPIGRLDAMVRDILRMSAFQLMYLTRTPSSAIINDAVDLTRRGGKSSATGLVNAVLRALNRERQKLAWPERPADPANVDAMAGYFSVVHSHPEWLIRRWLRRHGAEATEAWLRFNNLAPALCLVANRTLASREALEEELKSDGVDTRHTPRAPHGLQVISGQALGTRAFREGRCLVQDEASQLIAGLLAAQRGDRVLDLCASPGGKTVAIAADIGSTGLIVATDVRRHRLRVLTETLTRCRIARARVTQVPPAGVLPFADAAFDRVLIDAPCSGLGTVRRDPDIRWRVAESDLPALAATQVDLLQRTAALVRPGGTLVYSTCSSEPEENQQVVAAFLAGHPDFTLAREHQTLPFRDGLEAFFGSVLERRA; via the coding sequence ATGATCGCCCTGGCCCGCCGCGCGGCCCTCGATGCGCTCCGCCAGGTGGACGAGGAGCGGCTGGACATGGGCGAAGCGGTCGCCCGCGCCCGCAAGCCGCTCACCGACGAACGCGATCGCGCCCTGCTGCTCGAGATCGTGTCGGGCACGCTGCGGATGCGCGCCGCCATCGACCATCAACTCGCCCTGCGCCTGACGCGGCCAATCGGACGCCTCGACGCCATGGTCCGCGACATCCTGCGGATGAGCGCGTTTCAGCTGATGTACCTCACGCGCACGCCCTCCTCGGCGATCATCAACGACGCCGTCGATCTCACCCGCCGCGGCGGCAAGTCGAGCGCGACCGGCCTGGTCAATGCCGTGCTGCGCGCGCTCAATCGCGAACGGCAGAAGCTGGCCTGGCCGGAGCGACCGGCCGATCCCGCGAACGTGGACGCGATGGCCGGCTATTTCAGCGTCGTGCACTCGCATCCCGAATGGCTGATCCGCCGGTGGCTCCGTCGTCATGGCGCCGAGGCGACCGAGGCCTGGCTCAGGTTCAACAACCTGGCGCCCGCGCTGTGCCTGGTCGCCAACCGCACGCTCGCGTCGCGCGAGGCGCTCGAGGAGGAACTGAAGTCCGACGGCGTTGACACGCGGCACACGCCGCGCGCGCCGCACGGACTGCAGGTGATCAGCGGCCAGGCCCTCGGTACGCGGGCCTTTCGGGAGGGCCGCTGCCTGGTGCAGGACGAAGCGTCGCAACTGATCGCCGGGTTGCTGGCCGCGCAGCGCGGTGATCGCGTGCTGGACTTGTGCGCCTCCCCCGGGGGCAAGACCGTCGCCATTGCCGCCGACATCGGCTCGACCGGCTTGATCGTGGCCACCGACGTCCGGCGTCATCGCCTCCGGGTGCTGACCGAGACGCTGACCCGGTGCCGGATTGCGCGCGCCCGCGTCACGCAGGTGCCGCCCGCCGGCGTGCTGCCGTTCGCCGATGCCGCATTCGACCGCGTCTTGATCGATGCGCCGTGCTCCGGCCTCGGCACCGTCCGGCGCGACCCGGACATCCGCTGGCGCGTCGCGGAGTCCGACCTCCCCGCCCTGGCGGCCACGCAGGTGGACCTGTTGCAGCGCACCGCCGCCCTGGTCCGGCCGGGGGGCACGCTGGTTTACAGCACGTGCTCCAGCGAGCCGGAAGAGAACCAGCAGGTCGTGGCGGCGTTCCTGGCCGGCCATCCTGACTTCACGCTGGCCCGCGAACACCAGACGCTGCCGTTCAGGGATGGCCTGGAGGCCTTTTTCGGCTCGGTCCTCGAACGCCGCGCCTAA
- a CDS encoding PASTA domain-containing protein, with translation MPLGTRVWGLGKILLLTGALAATFLLFAGIAMRVAVRARQVTVPELVGRSLTEAAALASTLDLQLRVEPVTRADPKVPAGHVLLQEPTSGSATRRQRSVRVVLSAGVHVALAPSLLGETQRSAEIRVAQDGLAIGAVTEIRSALYPPDVVVAQDPPPSTQTAEIRLLVNRGEDRATYVMPDLIGLNGDRAADVMRTRGFRVSITAQSAASAIPPGVVVRQSPAGGYQVHPGDPIALEVSR, from the coding sequence ATGCCGCTCGGAACCAGAGTCTGGGGCCTTGGCAAGATCCTCTTGCTGACCGGGGCCCTCGCCGCCACCTTCCTCCTGTTTGCCGGCATTGCCATGCGTGTGGCGGTTCGCGCCCGGCAGGTCACGGTGCCGGAACTGGTCGGCCGTTCTCTCACGGAGGCCGCGGCATTGGCCTCAACCCTTGATCTCCAGTTGCGGGTCGAGCCGGTCACGCGCGCTGATCCCAAGGTCCCGGCCGGTCACGTCCTGCTGCAGGAGCCCACCTCAGGGTCGGCGACGCGGCGGCAGCGAAGCGTCCGCGTGGTGTTGAGCGCCGGCGTTCACGTGGCGCTCGCGCCGAGCCTGCTCGGCGAGACCCAGCGCTCGGCCGAGATCCGGGTGGCGCAAGACGGCCTGGCCATTGGCGCCGTCACCGAAATCCGCTCCGCCCTGTATCCGCCCGACGTCGTCGTGGCGCAGGACCCGCCACCGTCCACGCAAACGGCGGAGATTCGCCTGCTCGTGAACCGTGGCGAAGATCGCGCGACCTACGTCATGCCCGACCTCATCGGCTTGAACGGCGACCGCGCCGCGGACGTGATGCGCACGCGCGGCTTCCGGGTGTCGATCACCGCCCAGTCCGCCGCGTCGGCCATCCCGCCCGGTGTCGTGGTGCGCCAGTCGCCGGCGGGCGGGTACCAGGTCCACCCTGGCGACCCGATCGCCCTGGAGGTCAGCCGGTGA
- the rpe gene encoding ribulose-phosphate 3-epimerase yields the protein MTIRLAPSILAADFSALGRDIDAATRGGADQVHVDVMDGHFVPNISIGVPVVRSLRKATRLPLDVHLMISDPDQYIEPFIDAGANMVSVHVEVLPHLHRTISQIKKLGAKAGVVLNPSTPVTAIEEVAADVDFVLVMSVNPGFGGQVFIPRSLAKIRAVRALLDQAGNTAAPIEVDGGIDLATVAQVVEAGAEWLVAGHAIFGGGDAEKAARALKDAAERAARGGAR from the coding sequence GTGACCATTCGACTGGCGCCGTCCATCCTGGCGGCCGACTTCTCCGCCCTCGGCCGAGACATCGACGCCGCGACCCGCGGTGGCGCCGACCAGGTGCATGTGGACGTCATGGACGGCCACTTCGTGCCGAACATCTCGATCGGCGTGCCGGTGGTGCGGTCGCTGCGCAAGGCTACCAGGCTGCCGCTCGACGTCCACCTGATGATCTCGGACCCGGACCAGTACATCGAGCCGTTCATCGACGCGGGGGCGAACATGGTGTCGGTGCACGTGGAAGTGCTGCCGCACCTCCATCGTACGATCAGCCAGATCAAGAAGCTCGGCGCGAAGGCCGGCGTGGTGCTCAACCCCTCGACGCCGGTAACCGCCATCGAAGAAGTGGCCGCCGACGTGGACTTCGTCCTGGTGATGTCCGTCAATCCCGGGTTCGGCGGCCAGGTGTTCATCCCGCGCAGTCTCGCCAAGATCCGCGCCGTGCGGGCGCTGCTCGATCAGGCGGGCAACACCGCCGCGCCCATCGAAGTGGACGGTGGCATCGACCTGGCCACGGTGGCGCAGGTGGTCGAGGCCGGCGCCGAGTGGCTGGTGGCCGGCCACGCCATTTTCGGCGGCGGTGACGCCGAGAAGGCGGCTCGCGCGCTCAAGGACGCGGCCGAACGCGCGGCTCGCGGCGGCGCCCGGTGA
- a CDS encoding thioesterase family protein: MTAQPRITSSSVRVRYAETDKMGVVYYANYLVWFEIGRTDWLRDTGWTYRAMEEEGLQLPVIEAHCDYRQGARYDDELEIRTRAHQLSPVRIRFDYDVVRRVDGAALASGHTVHATIGPSGRPARLPERVKEWFA; the protein is encoded by the coding sequence GTGACGGCCCAGCCGCGCATCACCTCGTCCAGCGTGCGCGTGCGCTACGCCGAGACCGACAAGATGGGCGTGGTTTACTACGCGAACTACCTGGTGTGGTTCGAGATCGGCCGCACCGACTGGCTCCGCGACACGGGCTGGACGTACCGGGCGATGGAGGAAGAAGGCCTTCAGCTTCCCGTGATCGAGGCGCACTGCGACTATCGGCAGGGCGCGCGGTACGACGATGAGTTGGAGATTCGGACGCGGGCGCACCAGTTGTCGCCGGTCCGCATTCGGTTCGACTACGACGTGGTTCGCCGTGTGGATGGCGCCGCACTCGCCTCCGGCCACACGGTCCACGCGACCATTGGCCCGTCGGGGCGCCCGGCCCGGCTGCCGGAGCGTGTAAAGGAGTGGTTCGCATGA